The Coffea arabica cultivar ET-39 chromosome 8e, Coffea Arabica ET-39 HiFi, whole genome shotgun sequence genome window below encodes:
- the LOC140012624 gene encoding uncharacterized protein, which produces MSDGLFDIYHSITTVKEFWDRLKSKYMQKDATSKKFLVSSFNKYKLVDCRSVMEQFSEIERLLNHFTQHNLHMDKALIVCSIIYKLSLSWKDFKRDLKHKKEDISLEILAKSFRVEEEIRMQEKKDTQILEENKNSTLKVHVIEERQTEKSQGSKKGQQPKNQSKKRKKGQYFYCKKEGHYKSECKILQNKKKKQEFFQNTSKNLVAMISEINMIEDDFAWWVDSRTTRHVCNNRTFFKSMKPVDESTVVYMKNSTTISVQGIREV; this is translated from the coding sequence ATGAGTGACGGCCTGTTTGATATCTACCATTCAATTACTACCGTCAAAGAATTTTGGGATCGTTTGAAGTCCAAGTACATGCAAAAAGATGCTACAAGTAAGAAGTTTCTTGTCTCAtcttttaataaatataaattggTAGATTGTAGATCAGTTATGGAGCAATTTAGTGAGATTGAAAGGCTTCTTAATCACTTCACACAACACAATCTACACATGGATAAAGCTCTTATTGTTTGCTCTATAATATATAAGTTATCACTTTCTTGGAAAGATTTCAAGAGAGACCTCAAACATAAGAAAGAGGATATCTCTCTTGAGATTCTTGCTAAATCTTTTCGAGTAGAAGAGGAAATTCGcatgcaagaaaagaaggatactCAAATCCTTGAAGAGAACAAAAATTCGACTTTAAAAGTGCATGTGATTGAAGAGAGACAAACTGAAAAGTCTCAAGGAAGCAAGAAGGGCCAACAACCCAAGAATCAatccaagaaaaggaagaagggaCAATACTTCTATTGCAAAAAAGAGGGACATTACAAGTCTGAGTGCAAGATTcttcaaaacaagaaaaagaaacaagagtttttccaaaacacaaGCAAAAATCTTGTGGCAATGATATCTGAAATCAATAtgattgaagatgattttgctTGGTGGGTTGATTCTAGAACTACGCGACACGTGTGCAATAATAGAACGTTCTTCAAGTCCATGAAACCGGTGGATGAAAGCACCGTTGTTTACATGAAAAATTCTACTACAATTTCGGTTCAAGGCATTAGAGAAGTATAA
- the LOC113703217 gene encoding berberine bridge enzyme-like 4, translating into MGIRSGGHDFEGSSYTSNIPFFVLDMSNFRSISIDIKGRTAWVGAGATVGEAYNSIYEANSTLGFPAAYCPTVGIGGHINGGGYGPLVRQFGLNTDNVIDARVINANGRVLDRKSMGEDLFWAIRGGDGASFAVILGYKLKLVEIPEKVTAFSINRTWEQNATQLLYKWQYIAPKLPLNLVITPQIVSINSNQTGKRTVQVTFVSVFRGKVDELLSIMNQQFPELGLKKEDCTEMLWIQYFAYAGGLPTSNIKEFLTSRVSSTKLYYKAKSDFVKEPIPEKGIEEILRKLNELPPFVGMLEWNHFGGGVMETIPESSLICFVS; encoded by the coding sequence ATGGGAATTCGAAGCGGTGGCCATGACTTTGAGGGAAGCTCCTACACTTCTAACATCCCATTTTTTGTCCTTGACATGTCCAACTTTCGTTCAATCTCCATAGATATTAAAGGTCGAACCGCATGGGTTGGAGCTGGAGCAACCGTTGGGGAAGCATACAATAGCATTTATGAGGCGAATAGCACTCTGGGATTTCCAGCTGCCTACTGCCCTACTGTTGGCATTGGTGGGCACATCAATGGCGGAGGCTATGGTCCATTGGTAAGGCAGTTTGGCCTGAACACGGACAATGTCATCGATGCTCGTGTCATCAATGCAAACGGAAGAGTTCTCGACAGAAAGAGCATGGGTGAGGATCTCTTTTGGGCTATTAGAGGCGGAGACGGTGCTAGTTTTGCTGTCATTCTTGGATACAAGTTGAAATTGGTTGAAATTCCCGAGAAAGTTACTGCATTTTCCATCAACAGAACCTGGGAACAAAATGCAACTCAACTTCTGTACAAGTGGCAATATATTGCCCCAAAGTTACCACTGAACCTTGTTATCACACCCCAAATTGTCAGtatcaattcaaatcaaacagGTAAGAGAACTGTACAAGTTACATTTGTGTCTGTTTTCCGTGGCAAAGTTGATGAACTGCTTTCAATCATGAACCAACAATTTCCTGAGTTGGGGTTGAAGAAAGAGGACTGCACCGAAATGCTATGGATCCAATATTTTGCTTATGCCGGCGGTCTACCAACTAGTAACATTAAAGAGTTCCTGACCAGCAGAGTCTCTTCAACTAAACTGTATTACAAGGCTAAATCCGATTTCGTCAAAGAGCCTATCCCTGAAAAAGGGATTGAAGAGATATTGAGAAAGCTTAATGAATTACCTCCCTTTGTGGGAATGCTGGAGTGGAATCATTTTGGAGGAGGGGTAATGGAAACAATTCCCGAATCATCTCTAATTTGTTTCGTCAGTTAA
- the LOC113704428 gene encoding putative disease resistance protein RGA4 has translation MEAFVGILVDTLNSMIQKESGLLCGVATDMEKLARLLSTIKAVLEDAEQKQFTDKAIQLWFQKLNGVAYEIDDVLDDYAAEASRVKYKNSGCFSLMCYPIAGNLVFRHRIGTRMKEILEKFNAIADERIKLGLIDQKRGSNHFQVDSTGTRETGSLLKEPDLVLGRDEAKDEIVKILVNQVRDNQNVSVLPIVGVGGLGKTTLAQLVFNDERIAKHFEPKLWVWVSEDFNVKRIIKALINSIRGTPVEELELDPLQRKLQGLLRGKRYLVVLDDVWNENLEEWEKLKSVLECGSRGSSIIMTTRMEKVATIMGTLQTYYLSSLSENQCWSLFRQRAFGRQEAEEYPNLVVIGKEIVKKCGGVPLAAKALGGFLRFKRQENEWNSVKCSEIWNLPQDTTHILPALRLSYLNLPVELRGCFAYCAAFPKGYEFEIEEVIYLWMANGLLSSNETMEVEDVGVAVLTELYYRSLFQAVKEDEFGNALTFKMHDLVHDLARSVMEAKHGGTESNRTMILGMPDDQLTVAFPITITGIDQCFSFLSKCGSLRALKVMSYNKQLLHAISKLKHLRHLDLSRSLIVELPNSICDLWNLQILNLNDCLILWSLPKGMRFLRNLRHLCLHGCWSLTHMPSGIGKLTCLRTLGMVVPSGKKGFRLSELRDLNMLRGGLTIMHLERIEDKKDAEEACLIKKQSLHGLNLYWDSERMIQRYNDEEVLEALKPRPNLQLLRVLGFNGSSFPSWISTVTEVVVHESAAEYIVGVQESTAAAAAMSPSLKQLELENMPNLKGMLGREVQGTPGVFSQLQSLSFKDCPMLTLPLPRLLSLKELCVDRCPNMAWASISNLTALKELTIKHSPELDSLPEEGLRGLASLRELHLVRCYNLVSLSMGTKALKSLTRLCINGSHATALPEEVKHLPALQKLELQSFSNLTSLPDWFGDHLTSLQDLTLKYCPLETLPSSIQKMTTLQHLTIFRCYRLGRQCKRGGEEWHKIKHIPDLKIEN, from the coding sequence ATGGAAGCATTTGTGGGAATTCTCGTCGATACTTTGAATTCCATGATCCAGAAGGAGAGTGGATTGCTTTGTGGTGTTGCAACTGACATGGAAAAGCTTGCACGCTTGCTCTCCACCATCAAGGCAGTCCTTGAAGATGCTGAGCAGAAGCAATTCACAGACAAGGCAATACAACTCTGGTTTCAGAAGCTCAATGGTGTTGCCTATGAAATCGATGATGTATTGGATGATTACGCAGCTGAAGCCTCAAGAGTCAAgtacaaaaattctggttgtTTTAGTTTGATGTGTTACCCTATAGCAGGAAACTTAGTGTTTCGTCACAGGATTGGGACAAGGATGAAGGAGATCCTTGAAAAATTTAATGCAATAGCTGATGAGCGGATAAAGCTTGGTTTGATTGATCAGAAGCGTGGGAGCAACCACTTTCAGGTTGATTCTACTGGAACACGTGAGACTGGTTCCTTGCTAAAGGAACCTGATCTAGTCCTTGGAAGGGACGAGGCGAAAGACGAGATTGTGAAAATATTGGTGAATCAAGTCAGAGATAATCAAAATGTATCAGTGCTCCCTATAGTGGGTGTTGGAGGCCTTGGAAAGACAACACTTGCCCAATTGGTGTTTAATGATGAGCGCATAGCCAAGCATTTTGAGCCAAAACTCTGGGTTTGGGTCTCAGAGGATTTCAATGTGAAGAGGATTATAAAAGCCTTAATTAATTCAATACGAGGGACTCCTGTTGAAGAATTAGAATTGGATCCTCTGCAAAGAAAACTTCAAGGGTTGTTGAGAGGGAAAAGATACTTGGTTGTACTGGATGATGTCTGGAATGAGAATCTAGAGGAATGGGAGAAACTGAAATCTGTTCTCGAATGCGGATCAAGAGGTAGTTCAATCATCATGACAACTCGCATGGAGAAGGTTGCCACAATAATGGGCACATTACAAACATATTATCTGTCGAGTTTGTCAGAGAATCAGTGTTGGTCACTGTTTAGGCAACGGGCATTTGGCCGTCAAGAGGCTGAAGAATATCCTAACCTTGTAGTTATCGGAAAAGAGattgtgaaaaaatgtggtGGTGTTCCTCTGGCTGCAAAGGCTCTTGGAGGCTTTCTACGAtttaaaaggcaagaaaatgAATGGAACTCCGTGAAATGCAGTGAAATTTGGAACTTACCTCAAGATACAACACATATCTTGCCCGCGTTGAGATTGAGCTACCTTAATCTTCCGGTAGAGTTGAGAGGTTGCTTTGCATATTGTGCAGCATTTCCCAAGGGCTATGAATTTGAAATAGAAGAGGTAATATATTTGTGGATGGCAAATGGATTGCTTTCATCTAATGAAACAATGGAAGTGGAAGATGTTGGTGTTGCTGTGCTGACTGAACTATATTATAGATCACTATTCCAAGCAGtaaaggaagatgaatttggcAATGCCCTCACTTTTAAGATGCATGACCTTGTCCATGATTTGGCTCGATCAGTAATGGAGGCTAAACACGGTGGAACAGAGTCAAATAGAACCATGATATTAGGTATGCCAGATGATCAGCTAACAGTGGCTTTTCCTATTACAATCACAGGCATTGACCaatgcttttctttcttgtcaAAATGTGGCTCCCTGAGGGCTCTCAAGGTGATGTCATACAATAAGCAGCTTTTACATGCAATAAGCAAACTGAAACATTTAAGGCATCTAGATCTTTCAAGATCTTTAATTGTTGAACTACCCAATTCAATTTGCGACTTGTGGAATTTGCAAATTTTAAACCTAAATGATTGTCTCATTCTTTGGAGTCTACCCAAGGGCATGAGATTCCTCAGAAATCTTCGACATCTTTGTCTACATGGGTGTTGGAGTTTGACTCACATGCCAAGTGGAATTGGGAAGCTGACTTGCCTACGGACGTTGGGTATGGTCGTCCCAAGTGGCAAAAAAGGCTTCCGACTGAGTGAGTTGCGAGACTTAAATATGCTTAGAGGAGGGTTAACAATTATGCACCTTGAGAGGATTGAAGACAAAAAGGATGCAGAAGAAGCTTGCTTAATTAAAAAACAGAGTCTCCACGGGTTGAATTTGTATTGGGATTCCGAAAGAATGATTCAACGGTACAATGATGAGGAAGTGCTCGAAGCCCTCAAACCCCGGCCCAACCTTCAACTGCTACGTGTCCTAGGCTTCAACGGTTCATCATTTCCATCTTGGATTTCAACTGTAACAGAAGTTGTTGTGCACGAGAGTGCAGCGGAGTACATAGTTGGGGTCCAAGAGAGTACTGCCGCTGCTGCTGCAATGTCCCCATCGTTGAAACAGCTGGAGTTAGAGAACATGCCCAACCTAAAAGGAATGTTAGGAAGAGAAGTCCAAGGTACTCCAGGGGTATTCTCTCAACTTCAATCCTTGTCCTTTAAGGATTGCCCAATGTTGACATTGCCACTGCCACGTCTGCTGTCCCTAAAGGAGTTATGCGTCGACCGTTGCCCGAACATGGCATGGGCTTCAATCTCCAATCTCACGGCTTTGAAGGAATTGACCATCAAGCACTCTCCCGAGCTGGATTCTCTGCCAGAAGAAGGATTGCGAGGCCTTGCTTCTTTGCGGGAACTCCATTTGGTCCGATGCTATAATTTGGTGAGTCTCTCAATGGGGACTAAAGCCCTCAAATCCCTGACTCGTCTATGCATCAATGGGTCACACGCGACAGCTCTGCCAGAGGAAGTCAAACATTTGCCTGCACTACAAAAACTGGAGCTGCAGAGTTTTTCCAATCTAACTTCATTGCCAGACTGGTTTGGAGACCACCTCACTTCTCTTCAAGACCTGACACTAAAATATTGTCCGCTTGAAACACTTCCATCCAGCATTCAAAAGATGACGACACTCCAACATTTGACTATATTTCGCTGCTACCGACTGGGACGACAGTGTAAAAGGGGAGGAGAGGAATGGCACAAAATTAAGCACATCCCggacttgaaaattgaaaattga